ATTTAATGAAGGAGTGAAGCAGGTATGGAACTTCAATTAGCATTGGATCTTGTAAATATTTCAGAGGCAAAAGAAGTAGTGCAGGAGGTTCAAGAGTATATCGATATTGTAGAAATTGGTACTCCGGTTGTGATTAACGAAGGGCTAAAAGCAGTCAAAGAAATCAAGGAAGCATTTCCGTCTTTAAAGGTATTAGCTGATTTAAAAATTATGGATGCAGGTGCTTATGAAGTCATGAAAGCTTCTGAAGCGGGTGCTAGTATTATTACCATACTTGGCGCTACTAACGATTCGACTATAAAAGGCGCTGTAGAAGAGGCCAAAAAACAAGGAACACAAATTCTTGTCGATATGATTAATGTAAAAAACCTTGAACAACGTGCAAAAGAAGTCGATGCACTCGGTGTTGACTATATTTGTGTACACACAGGGTATGATCTTCAAGCTGAAGGAGAGACTCCGTTTGAGCAGCTTCAAACGATTAAACGAGTTGTGAAAAATGCAAAAACAGCGGTGGCAGGAGGTATTAAACTGAATACACTTCCTGAAGTCGTGCAGTCACAGCCGGATCTTGTGATTGTAGGCGGGGGGATTACAAGTGAAAAAGACAAAAGAAACGTTGCAGAAGAAATGAAAAAAGTAGTCAAACAAGCAACTTTGGTCTAAAAATAAGCAAAAGTATTTAAGCCTTCAAAATTAATTAATCGGTAAATGGTTTAAAAAGAAGATAGCTAAGTTATTTTAGCTATCTTCTTTCCGTCATTTTTGGTATAACCATTCATTGATAAGTGTCATTTTGACAGATAGATAGTTTCTTTAAAATTCGTTATTCGAGAGAAAAAAACAGCGATTTTTCTGGGATTTTAAAGTTAAGAAAGCGTTATCCGAACATTAGCGGAAGAAAGTGCAAAAAAAATCTATGTCACACTTTTTAACAAAATACTTTGAAAATTAAGAAAATTAAAAATATAATTAACTATCGACAATATTTAACACCTTCAAACCAAAAAAGGAGGGAGATATGAAGTGATGAAACATAAGAAAATAGTAGTGATAGGAGCTGGAATTGTCGGGTGCAGCATTGCCTACTATTTAAGTAAAATGGGGCAACGAAACATAACAGTGATTGAGCAAGGCCCTTTGCTAGAAACAGGAGGATCTACCTCTCACGCTCCGGGGCTTGTATTTCAGCTTAGCTTTTCAAAAATCCTGACAACACTAGCTTCTCAAACAGTCGAGACCTTTAAAGAGTTGAGTACAGATGAACAGCGCTCGTTTTATCCTGTCGGCAGTTTAGAAGTTGCCCGTACACCAGAGCGATTAGAAGATCTAAAGAGAAAGGCTGGTGTTGCCAGCTCATGGGGAATCGAAGCTTTTCTTCTTTCACCGCAGGAATGCGCGGAAAAAAATTCGTTGATTTGTCCTGATCGTATTTGCGGAGGTCTCTATGTTCCGTCAGACGGTATTGCTAAACCTTTGCATGCCGTTGATAAAATGATTCGTTTTTCTAAAGAGTGCGGAGTAGAGTTTTACGGTCATACAGAAGTGACGGATATTGAAGTGACAAAGGGTCAAGTAAAAGCAGTGTACACAAGTGTCGGGAAATTCGAAGCAGATGTAATCGTATGCTGTGCTGGATTTTGGGGACCTCGCATCGGAGAAATGGTCGGTGTAACGATCCCTCTTCAGCCAATGGCTCATCAATATGTGTTTACAAATGATTTACTTGAGTTGAACGGAGAAACGGAAGAAGCCGCCACTCCTCTTATTCGAGATCAAGATAATTCAATTTATTTTCGTCAAGTAGAAAAAGGGCTTGGGATTGGATCATATCAGCATGAGCCGTTTCCAGTCGAACTCAGTGATATTACAAAATACGGAGAAACAAAAGAAATGCCTTCTGTTAAACCTTTTACACCAAAAGATTTTGAAAAACCGTGGGAAGATTCAATAGAGTTAATTCCGGCATTAAAACAAACGGGAATAAAAAAAGGAATGAACGGCATTTTTTCATTCACGCCCGATGGTATGCCGCTGCTTGGTGAATCACAAACGGTACAGGGATTTTGGGTAGCAGAAGCTATATGGGTAACGCACTCTGCAGGTGTCGCAAAACAAATGGCTGAATGGATGATGAATGGTGCGCCGACTGTGGATTTAGAGCTATGCGACATTAATCGTTTCGATACGTATGCATGCAGCCCTGCTTATTACAAACAGCGGTCTATTGAAGAGTATGAAGAGGTTTATAGTATTCACCATCCATTTATGCAGCGAAAAGTATCGCGAAACATGCGCGTGAGTCCATTTTATATGCGTCAACAAGAACTGAAAGCTTATTTTAATGAAAAAGCAGGATGGGAGCAGCCCCAGTGGTATGAAGCTAACTATCCGCTTATATCTACTTATGAAAAGATGATGGTAATAAGAAATGGATGGGCTGCTGAACATTGGTCACCAATTATTGAAGCTGAACATTTGCATACTCGTCAGCACGCAGCTCTTTACGATACAACGGCAGCAAAGAAAAGGTTAGAAATTAAAGGAGAAGGAGCTCTCCAGTTTTTACAGAAGCTAACGACAGGAAATATAGACATTGCAGTAGGTCAAAGCATACGCACGTGTATGTTGCATGAGCGAGGCGGCATAAAAGATCAAATAACGGTTATTCGCAAAAATATATCCACTTTCTTGATTGTTTGTACGGGAGCTGTAGAAGCAAGCTGGATTCAAAAACACGTGCCACACAGCGATCAAGTTGTTTTTCAAGATGTAACGTCAGGGACATGCAGTTTAGCATTAATTGGCCCTAAAGCTACAGGAGTAATGAAGTCCATGGTTCAACGCTCAGACCTTGGCAACACTTGGATTGAAGGGCAAGCGAAAACGCTGTTTATCGAAAATGTTTCAGTCCTTGCTCTGCGTGATTCCTGCGGGGGAATGGAGAGCTGGGAATTAATTACGACTTCCGATCAAGGTCTGAATTTATGGGATTTATTAATGGAAGAAGGACAGCCTTATCAGCTGATTGCTGGGGGAGACCGAGCTCTTGAAAACCTTCGAATTGAATCTTTTTCGTTAAAAAGCGGGAAAGACTTTTGGAGCGAACATCATCCATATGAAGTCGACCTTCATGAAATGGTTGATTTAACAAAACCAGTTTTTATTGGAAAAGAGGCATTGCTTGATCGTCAGCGAAAAGATTCTGAAACAGTATTAGCGACGCTCGTATTAGATGATCCTTCAGCGATAGTAATGGGATATGAACCGGTCTTTTATGGAGAAACGGCCCTCGGATTTGTGACAAGTGCTGGCTATTCATACAGCTTAGGCAAAGGAATTGTACACACCTTATTATCTCAAGCTGTACATGAAGAAATGGTTTTAGAAGTTGAATACTTTGGTCAGCGTTATAAAGCAGCAATGATGACACACTCCCCAGCGGTAGTTTAATTGATCAATCGAAAGGCAGGAGAAATGCAGATGTCAACACATTATGATGTCATTATTATCGGATTAGGAGCTATGGGGAGTACGGCTGCTTATCAGCTCGCCAAAAAAGGGCAGCGGGTATTGGGGTTAGAACAATACGGTCCTGCTCATGATCTAGGATCGAGTCACGGCGGTTCTAGAATTATTCGGCAGTCGTATTTTGAAGACCCTGCTTATGTTCCATTGTTGCTTCGCGCCTACGAATTGTGGAATGAAATTGAAAGAGAAAGCGGTCAAGAAATTCTTACGGTTACCGGTGGACTTATGATGGGACCTCCTGATAGCTTGACGGTTTCTGGAAGCATCGAAAGCTCTAAACAGTGGAATCTTGCGTATGAGATTCTAGAAGCAAAGGATATTTACAAACGGTTTCCGGTATTTACACCTTCACCTGCTACGGTTGCTCTATATGAAGAAAAAGCTGGATTCGTTAGGCCGGAAGCAAGCGTATATACTCACCTTCTTCAAGCAGAAAAATACGGAGCTGAGCTTCATTTTTTTGAAGAAGTGGTGTCGTGGGAAGCCCATCCTTCTGGTGAAGGCGTGCGTGTTGTAACAGCTAATGGAATATATGAAGCTGGAAAAATCATTATTTCTGCAGGCGCCTGGGCACCCGATTTATTACGGGAATTAGGTGTTAGCTTACAAGTAGAGCGTCATGTGCAAATGTTTTTTGAACCAACACAAGGAATAGACGTTTTTTCAGTGGGAAAACAGCCGATTTATATTTGGGAAGCAGATGATTATGTACAGTTGTATGGTTTCCCTTCTTTTGGATTAAAGGCTGAAGGAGCAAAAGTGGCGTTTTTCCGAAAAGGAACGGCGTGTACGCCGGAAACGATTGATCGAAATATATATGAAGATGAAGTGAACATGATGCGGCACTATCTAGCTCAAGGTCTTCCGCAGCTCAACGGTCGGTTTTTACAAGGGAAAACGTGCATGTATACCAATACACCAGATGAACATTTTGTCATTTCGCTGCATCCTGAATATCCTCAAGTAGCAATTGCAGCGGGATTTTCCGGACATGGTTTTAAGTTTGCAAGCGTAGTAGGAGAGATTTTAGCAGATTTAGTGACAGAGGGAAAAACCAATCACCCAATTGATTTGTTTGCTCCGCAGCGATTTGCGGCGAACAAAATAGTATAAATCGTCGTCAGCTCTTGCGAATGGTTCTATTTAAATGTTTCTAAAGAAGCGAAGGAGGAATAGCAGATGGTTATGGAACATGGTTTAGTAAATGATAATGGGAGACTTGAGCCCACGTTGAAAGGAGAGCTGTATACATCTTCGGACATTTTTAAGTTAGAAAAAGATCATATATTTTCTAAATCATGGAGTTTAGTTGCATTTGAATACGAAATAGCAGAACCAGGACAATATATTACAACGAGAGTTGAAGGCGAAAATATTTTAATTACTAGAGGAAAAGACCATATACTGCGAGGATTTTTAAACGTATGTCGGCATCGAGGAGCTAAGCTGTGCAGCCAAGCATCCGGTAAAGCAGGGGTCATTCGCTGTCCGTATCATTCGTGGAGCTATAGCTTAGATGGTGATTTAGTAGGTGTTCCTAACACAAGCCACTGTCGAGAAGAACTCGTGCATAACGAAAGTTACGGACTAACATCCGTTCACATTGAAGTGTGGCACGGCATGGTTTGGGTTAATTTATCAGACAATCCGATATCTGTTGAATATCAGCTAGACGCACAAATTTTTGATCGTTTTGGAGAGCTTTATACGTTTGCTAGGTATGAAATTCAAAATTTAAAATCCGCTCATCGTGAAGAGTACGAAGTCGAGGCAAACTGGAAGCTTATTGTAGAAAACTTTCAAGAATGTTATCACTGTTCCTCTATTCACCCTGAGCTTACGGCAACGCTCCCTGAATTTCGTTCGGGAGTCGGCACTCAAAATTCAGTAGGCGGTGGAGCTAAGTTTGGCAATGAGTTAGAAGGTTTTTCAATTAGCGGGAAAGGAAGCCGTCCTATGTTAAAAGGGTTGCTTCCTGAAGATGACCGCACGTATTTTGGCATTACCGTTCTGCCGCTTGTATTTATCAACTTAACACCGGATCACGTTATTATTCATCGTATTATTCCAATCAGTGCAGAAAAGTCCAAAGTAATTTGCGAATGGTTATTCGACCCGGAAGAAATGGCTAAGCCTGATTTTGACCCAAAAGATGCCGTGGAATTATTTCACCGCGTTAATTTACAAGATTTTGAAGCGTGTGAGTGGTGTCAAGAAAATATGAGCTCAAAATCTTATAAAGAAGGAGGGATTTTAGTACCTATCGAACAGCACGTTTCGCATTTTTACAATTATGTATTAGAAGCAATCGGTATGAAGGTCGAATAGTAAATAGAAGCGGTCTGGCACATTATCTCGGTGTGCCAGACCATCTCTAACAATCTACTTTAAAAATAAGGGGGAAATAAATTGAGTACAAGCTCTAAACTAACAGAACCCATTATCCGCGTTACCGATGTTTCAAAAGTGTTTGGCCGTCAAAAAGAACAGGCTCTTAAGCTGAGAGAGTCTGGACAAAGTAAATATGAAGTCGAACAAGCTACTAAGACAACCGTTGCTATTTACAATGCTCATTTCGAAGTGAAAAAGGGAGAAACCTTTGTGTTAATTGGATTATCAGGAAGCGGTAAATCTACTTTACTTCGATGTTTGAACGGACTTATAGAACCAACAGAAGGGACGGTATATCTAGAAAATACAGATATTTCTCATATGCCAAAAAGACAGCTTCAGCAAGTACGAAGAAATAAAATTGGAATGGTATTCCAAAATGTAGGCCTTCTTCCAAACCGCACCGTAATTGACAATATTACGTTCGGTCTAGAAATTCAAGGCGTATCAGCAAGCGAAAGGGAAAAGCGAGGGAAAGAGGCGCTTGAAATGGTGGGGTTAAATGGACAAGCTTATAAAAGAATTTATGAATTATCAGGAGGTATGCAGCAGCGGGTTGGATTAGCGAGAGCCCTTGCTTCTGAACAAGAGATTTTGCTGATGGATGAGCCTTTTTCGGCGTTAGATCCTCTTATTCGAAGAGATATGCAAAAGCTATTTCTTGATATTCAAGGAGAAGTACAAAAAACAGTTATCTTTGTAACGCATGATCTAGATGAAGCATTAACTTTAGGGCACCGGGCTGCCGTAATGAAAGACGGAGAGATTGTACAGCTTGGAACGGCTGAAGATATTTTAAGTCAACCCGCAACCGATTATGTAAAACTGCTTGTTCAAGACGTTAATTACGGCAAAATCCGCCTTGCTAAAGACGCTGTTATTCCGGTAGAAACGGCTGCCTATGAGTATGAATCACCACAAGTTATATTAAGAAGAATGAGAACCAATCATTTATCTACGATTTTTGTTCTTGATAGTTCTGACCGCTTATTAGGTATGATGAGCATCTATACAGTGATGGAGCTTATTGAAGCTCATAAGCATGATTTAAAAGGAAAAGCATTGACACAGCCGCATTGCGTCAATCCTGATATGTCTTTACAAGAAATGATTCCTCTATTTACAGACAGTCATTCGCCTGTAGTAATTGTTGATAATCATCATCGCCTACAAGGTATGATTTCCCCGAGCACTCTTATTGCAAATCTCACTGAACGTATTGCAGTGACCGAGCAGCAAGAAGTTAAATCATATCAAGTGGAGGTTCGATAAATATGATGGTGAATGCTGCGATGATTCCTCGTATTCCTTTAGATAAATGGGCAAATTCATTTGTTGATTACATGATTGATAGTTTTTCAGGTGTATTTACTGGAATCAACCAGATAATGACCAGTTTAATCAGCAGCCTTGAATGGGCATTGACAGCCTCTCCTCCGCTAGTAACTGTCCTTGTTTTTGTTCTATTAGCGCTATGGTTGACAGATTGGAAGATAGCTGCATTTACGTGTTTTGGGTTACTTCTTATTATTAGCTTGGATTTATGGGAAGCATCAATGCTGACCTTATCTCTCGTTTTAGCTTCTACGATTATCTCACTTTTATTCGGCGTTCCTTTAGGCATATTATCACACCGCTTTAACAAAGTGGGGGCAGTCATAAAGCCTATTCTTGATATTATGCAAACGATGCCTGCTTTTGTTTACTTAATTCCTTCCGTACTTTTATTTGGATTAGGGAATGTTACAGCTCTTATTGCTACGTTTATTTTCGCAATGCCGCCTGCCGTTCGTCTGACGCTGCTTGGGCTTCAGCAAGTTCCGCACACCACTTTAGAAGCAGCGGAAGCTTTTGGAGCGACAGAATGGCAAAAATTAATTAAAGTCCAGCTGCCGCTCGCTTTGCCTATGATTATGTCGGGTGTAAACCAAGTTATTATGCTATCACTTTCGATGGTTGTTATTTCTTCCATGGTCGGTGCGGGAGGCCTAGGTGCAGAGGTATTACGAAGCATCAGTATGCTGGATGTAGGCTTAGGGTTTATCGGTGGGATTGCGGTTGTTATTATTGCCGTTATCTTAGATCGTTTAACGCATCTTTCTACTCGAAAAAGCCAAGATATTCAATCAAGCAAATAAAATGGATAAAGGTGGGATTAGATGAAACATTCAAAAAAAATTTCTTTTATTATGCTAACAATCGTCGTCATGCTGCTTGTCTCTGCATGCGGAAATAGCAATACGGCAAGCGGCACGACGACTAAAAAAGAAATTACAATTGGGTACATACCATGGGACGAAGCCGTAGCCGTTACGTTTTTATGGAAGGAATTATTAGAGGAAAAAGGCTATAAAGTTAAAGCAGTTCAAAGTGACGTAGCCCCGCTTTTCTCAGGAGTTGCTCAAGGAAATATTGATTTATTTTTGGATGTATGGATGCCTACTACCCATAGTTCTTACATGAAAAGATTCGGAAAACAAGTAGACGTTCTCGGCACTTGGTACGATCAAGCAGACAGCGGATTAGCCGTTCCCGACTATGTAGACGCGCAGTCGATAGGTGATTTAAAAAATAAGAAAGGGGAGTTTAACGGAAAGATTATTAGCATTGAACCGGGATCTGGAATCAATGGTCTTACGAAAGACCATGCCATGCCCAGCTATGGGTTAACAGACTGGAATTTAGTAGAGAGCAGTACAGCTGCGATGCTATCGGAATTGGATAAAGCCATTGCTAATAAAGAACCTATTGTTGTTACGTTATGGCGCCCGCACTGGGCTTTTGAAAAGTATAATCTCAGATACTTAAAAGATCCCAAAAATACGATGAATCCAACTGGACCTGAGAAAATACAGTCAATCAGTAAAAAAGCTTTTAAGGAAGATTATCCAGAAGCAGCAAAGTGGCTTAAAGATTTTTCGATTAGCGCTGATCAATTGGCATCATTAGAATCAGAAATTAACAGTGCAAAAGACGAAACAAAAGGCGTGAAAAACTGGATTTCTAAAAATAAGAAAGTGACGGAAAGCTGGGTAAAGTAATAAAAAGGCTGTCTCTTAGGCAAGTTATTGACTAAGAGGCATTTTTTTGTGGTGATATACCTATTTTTGTATAAAGCTTATCTCTTTTATGGAAATGGGCATCCTACATTAAAAGGATGGTGAAAGGCAGTGGCAATCGATAGAATCTGTACAATCGGACCTGTTAGTAATAAGAAAGATGTACTAGAGAGACTGTTGGAAAAAGGAATGACAATTGCTCGGCTGAATTTATCTCATGGGTCGCATGAAAGTCATAAAACAATTATAGATACGTTAAGATCTTTAAATTCCTCTATTCAAATTTTAGGAGATTTACAAGGTCCTAAAATTAGACTTGGAGTGATAAAGTCAAAAGAAATAGTGTTAAAAGAAGGCGCATCTTTTATTTTATATACAGAGCAGATGTCAGGAAATGAAAAAGGAGCCAGCGTTGACTATAAGGGTATCGTGAAGGATGTTCAAACAGGAAGCAAAATCTTAATCAATGACGGTCAAGTAGAACTGGCTGTTGAAGGAGTAGAAGAAGATACACTTGTCACAAAGGTAAAAAAGGGCGGATCTATTTCGTCTCATAAAGGCGTGAATTTGCCAGGTGCTCGCGTCGGTTTGCCGGCCATTACTGAAAAAGACAAAAAAGACATCGTATTCTTATTGAAAGAAAAAGTAGATTTTCTTGCTTGTTCGTTCGTAAGAACCCCTGAACATTTAAAAGACATTAAAGATTTTATCCATTTAAAACATCTAAATGCACCAAAGCTGATTGCGAAAGTGGAAACAATGGAAGCTATAGAAAATTTCAAGCAAATATGTGAAGAAGGCGATGGAATTATGATTGCACGAGGAGATTTAGGGGTAGAGCTACCGTATGAATGGATTCCTTTGCTCCAAAAAATATTAATTCATGAATGCAGCTTGCACGATAAATATGTGATCACCGCGACACAAATGCTTCAATCAATGGTGAGCAGCGCAATTCCTACAAGAGCCGAGGTGACGGATGTGTTTCAGGCAGTACTGGACGGCACGAATGCAGTGATGCTTTCTGCTGAAACAGCAGCTGGGAAATATCCGATTGAAAGCATGGAAACACTTTATAAAGTATCACATCTTGCTGAAACGATTCAAAATAAAAGAGTTGCGAGCTCCGCAGAGATTTTGGCAATGTTAAAGAGCTCGAGATAAAAAGTACAGCAAGTAGATATGTAAGTTTAAAAAATATATTTAAATTAAAAAAAGTGGCAATGTTTTCTACTATCCAAGTACAATTCAATTAATGAATGCTTTGCATTTTGCATATAAGTATTTATACCTATGTTGTCATAATTTATGTGATTCCCCAAAGCATAAATTACTTTTCATTACCTTATTGTGTACAAATATATTATGAGATAAGCCCATGCCTGTACAGGCATGGGCTTATCTTTATATGGCGTTTTAAAACGTCAATTTCTAATTGGGGAATTAATCTTCACCTCTTGCACAATAAATATTCTTCTGTACAAAAATAGAGTGTATAATAGGAATGTTGACTTGATAGGAAAAAGAGAGAAGCCTTATCAAGCAAAGGAAGATGGAGTGGAGAGTGTGTACTGAAAGTGAAATTGTCCAGCGGCAAAAATAAACATGTTTTTCGAATGCTTCTAGAAGAATATCTAGAATGAAAGTAGGAACATTATGGAAAAGAAAATGAGGTTTGGCATCAAATCCAAAATTATTATTGGATATTTAATTGTTATTGTCTGTTTATTTATTGCATTTATTGTTTTAAACAGTCAAATTTCATCTTTGCAAAAAGAGCGAAATTTTATCATTGATCATGATATTGAAGTCCATGATCTGACCAATCGAATTGAAAAGCACCTGCTTGATATGGAAACCGGACAAAGAGGCTATATTATTACAGGAGAAGCGAGTTACTTAGAACCTTATAACAGTGCAGCAACAAGTTGGGAAAAAGATTATAATGCGCTGTATCAGCTTCTAAATAATAATCCAAATCAGCAGGAGAAACTGGAGAAGATTAAAGGAAGTATTCAAGACTGGATTGAAGCTGCTGGTGAACCGACCATTGCATTAAAAAAAGAAAATAATACAAAAGAGCTTCAGCAATTTTTTGAGAAAGATCCTGGGCGCCAGTATATGGACGATATACGCAGCCAGTTTACTTCTTTTAGAAATGTAGAGAAAAAATCGACTGAAACAAGAGCAACAGAGTTAGACGAGAAAAATCAAAAAATTAAAATTGGACTTTACGGTTTGCTGTTATTCGTTACGCTTATTTCACTTGCTATCGCTATTGTGTTGTCTAATTCTATTGTGAATACGATTAAAGAAGTTACGCAAACGATCAAACGAATTACGGCTTCAAAAGGCGAGCTAAAAGGAAGAATTAAAGTTCGATCTAATGATGAAATTAAAGATTTAGGGCTAGCCACGAACGCGTTGTTAGAAAATATTGAAGAGCGAAACTGGCTTCAAACGAACATTGCTCATGCTGTAACGATGTACCAAGGCATAGCATCTGTAGACAAGCTTGCGGAAAAATTTCTCTTTACGGTTTCAGAAATGACACAAGCTTCTTTCGGAGCATTTTATGTTCGAGAGGAAAATGATAAAGGAAACTTATTCGTCAAACAAGCTGCTTTTGCAGATAGAAAAGGCGACGCGGGAAGAGAGAGCTTTTTGATAGGCGAAGGGCTCATTGGACAAGCTGCTTTAGAGAAAAGAACCTTTGTCATAAACGATGTACCTGACACGTACCAGCTCATTACTTCAGGATTAGGAGACGTAAAACCTAAGAGTATTTTTATTGTACCCGTCTTGTTTGAAGATGAAGTAATTGCTGTTATCGAGCTTGCATCGCTGCACGAGTTTACAGTTTTAGAGCAAGAACTTATTAGTCAAGTGATTGAAACGTTTGGTCTCACTATCAATGGCGTAATTAGACGTATGGAAATTGCTCGTCTATTAAAAGAATCTCAGGCGATGACAGAAGAGCTCCAAGCTCAGTCTGAAGAACTTCAAACACAATCAGAAGAACTGCAAATGCAGTCTGAAGAGCTGCGTATGATTAATGAACAGCTAGAAGAAAGAACAAAAGACGCAGAAGAAAAATCGTTTGAATTAGAGGCTGCAAAAGAAGATTTAGAAGAAAAAGCGCATCAGCTGGAGTTGAATTCTCAATATAAATCTGAATTTCTTGCTAATATGTCGCATGAGCTTCGAACACCACTTAACAGCATTCTTATTCTGTCTGAAATGCTTGAGGAAAACGCAGCTAAAACGCTATCTGAAGATGAAGAAGAATACGCTCGTATTATTCATTCTTCAGGAAAAGACTTGCTCGCGTTAATCAACGATATCTTGGATTTATCAAAAGTAGAGTCTGGAAAACTAGATATTTTACTAGCTGAGATGAATATGAGTGAGCTTCCAGATCAAATCGAACGTAATTTCAGCCACGTTGCTGAACAGAAAAACGTACAATTGAAAATTAATAAAGCACAAGATGTACCGGACATCATTCACACAGATGAAAAGAGATTCCAGCAAATTGTGAAAAATCTTTTATCAAATGCATTTAAATTTACAGAATCGGGATCTGTCACAGTATCCATTCAACGAGTAGCTGACCATCGTCTTACAACAGCTATGCGTACAGTTGATACGGATTGCTGGCTAGAAATAGCTGTAGCTGATACAGGGATTGGTATACCAAAAGAAAAGCATCAGCTTATCTTTGAAGCGTTTCAGCAGGCAGATGGAGCTAC
The genomic region above belongs to Priestia megaterium and contains:
- the hxlA gene encoding 3-hexulose-6-phosphate synthase, giving the protein MELQLALDLVNISEAKEVVQEVQEYIDIVEIGTPVVINEGLKAVKEIKEAFPSLKVLADLKIMDAGAYEVMKASEAGASIITILGATNDSTIKGAVEEAKKQGTQILVDMINVKNLEQRAKEVDALGVDYICVHTGYDLQAEGETPFEQLQTIKRVVKNAKTAVAGGIKLNTLPEVVQSQPDLVIVGGGITSEKDKRNVAEEMKKVVKQATLV
- a CDS encoding GcvT family protein, producing MKHKKIVVIGAGIVGCSIAYYLSKMGQRNITVIEQGPLLETGGSTSHAPGLVFQLSFSKILTTLASQTVETFKELSTDEQRSFYPVGSLEVARTPERLEDLKRKAGVASSWGIEAFLLSPQECAEKNSLICPDRICGGLYVPSDGIAKPLHAVDKMIRFSKECGVEFYGHTEVTDIEVTKGQVKAVYTSVGKFEADVIVCCAGFWGPRIGEMVGVTIPLQPMAHQYVFTNDLLELNGETEEAATPLIRDQDNSIYFRQVEKGLGIGSYQHEPFPVELSDITKYGETKEMPSVKPFTPKDFEKPWEDSIELIPALKQTGIKKGMNGIFSFTPDGMPLLGESQTVQGFWVAEAIWVTHSAGVAKQMAEWMMNGAPTVDLELCDINRFDTYACSPAYYKQRSIEEYEEVYSIHHPFMQRKVSRNMRVSPFYMRQQELKAYFNEKAGWEQPQWYEANYPLISTYEKMMVIRNGWAAEHWSPIIEAEHLHTRQHAALYDTTAAKKRLEIKGEGALQFLQKLTTGNIDIAVGQSIRTCMLHERGGIKDQITVIRKNISTFLIVCTGAVEASWIQKHVPHSDQVVFQDVTSGTCSLALIGPKATGVMKSMVQRSDLGNTWIEGQAKTLFIENVSVLALRDSCGGMESWELITTSDQGLNLWDLLMEEGQPYQLIAGGDRALENLRIESFSLKSGKDFWSEHHPYEVDLHEMVDLTKPVFIGKEALLDRQRKDSETVLATLVLDDPSAIVMGYEPVFYGETALGFVTSAGYSYSLGKGIVHTLLSQAVHEEMVLEVEYFGQRYKAAMMTHSPAVV
- the solA gene encoding N-methyl-L-tryptophan oxidase, with the translated sequence MSTHYDVIIIGLGAMGSTAAYQLAKKGQRVLGLEQYGPAHDLGSSHGGSRIIRQSYFEDPAYVPLLLRAYELWNEIERESGQEILTVTGGLMMGPPDSLTVSGSIESSKQWNLAYEILEAKDIYKRFPVFTPSPATVALYEEKAGFVRPEASVYTHLLQAEKYGAELHFFEEVVSWEAHPSGEGVRVVTANGIYEAGKIIISAGAWAPDLLRELGVSLQVERHVQMFFEPTQGIDVFSVGKQPIYIWEADDYVQLYGFPSFGLKAEGAKVAFFRKGTACTPETIDRNIYEDEVNMMRHYLAQGLPQLNGRFLQGKTCMYTNTPDEHFVISLHPEYPQVAIAAGFSGHGFKFASVVGEILADLVTEGKTNHPIDLFAPQRFAANKIV
- a CDS encoding aromatic ring-hydroxylating oxygenase subunit alpha, encoding MVMEHGLVNDNGRLEPTLKGELYTSSDIFKLEKDHIFSKSWSLVAFEYEIAEPGQYITTRVEGENILITRGKDHILRGFLNVCRHRGAKLCSQASGKAGVIRCPYHSWSYSLDGDLVGVPNTSHCREELVHNESYGLTSVHIEVWHGMVWVNLSDNPISVEYQLDAQIFDRFGELYTFARYEIQNLKSAHREEYEVEANWKLIVENFQECYHCSSIHPELTATLPEFRSGVGTQNSVGGGAKFGNELEGFSISGKGSRPMLKGLLPEDDRTYFGITVLPLVFINLTPDHVIIHRIIPISAEKSKVICEWLFDPEEMAKPDFDPKDAVELFHRVNLQDFEACEWCQENMSSKSYKEGGILVPIEQHVSHFYNYVLEAIGMKVE
- a CDS encoding quaternary amine ABC transporter ATP-binding protein, producing the protein MSTSSKLTEPIIRVTDVSKVFGRQKEQALKLRESGQSKYEVEQATKTTVAIYNAHFEVKKGETFVLIGLSGSGKSTLLRCLNGLIEPTEGTVYLENTDISHMPKRQLQQVRRNKIGMVFQNVGLLPNRTVIDNITFGLEIQGVSASEREKRGKEALEMVGLNGQAYKRIYELSGGMQQRVGLARALASEQEILLMDEPFSALDPLIRRDMQKLFLDIQGEVQKTVIFVTHDLDEALTLGHRAAVMKDGEIVQLGTAEDILSQPATDYVKLLVQDVNYGKIRLAKDAVIPVETAAYEYESPQVILRRMRTNHLSTIFVLDSSDRLLGMMSIYTVMELIEAHKHDLKGKALTQPHCVNPDMSLQEMIPLFTDSHSPVVIVDNHHRLQGMISPSTLIANLTERIAVTEQQEVKSYQVEVR
- a CDS encoding ABC transporter permease; this translates as MMVNAAMIPRIPLDKWANSFVDYMIDSFSGVFTGINQIMTSLISSLEWALTASPPLVTVLVFVLLALWLTDWKIAAFTCFGLLLIISLDLWEASMLTLSLVLASTIISLLFGVPLGILSHRFNKVGAVIKPILDIMQTMPAFVYLIPSVLLFGLGNVTALIATFIFAMPPAVRLTLLGLQQVPHTTLEAAEAFGATEWQKLIKVQLPLALPMIMSGVNQVIMLSLSMVVISSMVGAGGLGAEVLRSISMLDVGLGFIGGIAVVIIAVILDRLTHLSTRKSQDIQSSK
- a CDS encoding glycine betaine ABC transporter substrate-binding protein translates to MKHSKKISFIMLTIVVMLLVSACGNSNTASGTTTKKEITIGYIPWDEAVAVTFLWKELLEEKGYKVKAVQSDVAPLFSGVAQGNIDLFLDVWMPTTHSSYMKRFGKQVDVLGTWYDQADSGLAVPDYVDAQSIGDLKNKKGEFNGKIISIEPGSGINGLTKDHAMPSYGLTDWNLVESSTAAMLSELDKAIANKEPIVVTLWRPHWAFEKYNLRYLKDPKNTMNPTGPEKIQSISKKAFKEDYPEAAKWLKDFSISADQLASLESEINSAKDETKGVKNWISKNKKVTESWVK